A single genomic interval of Ruminococcus sp. NK3A76 harbors:
- a CDS encoding GIDE domain-containing protein: MAFVIIGLLLIALGVYLAYFQRRKTGDALLDIQATQTSTIADVKESMADMASISDTYREYCELKGTVKSKNPQKAPFSQKDAAFYKAETYRVYEEEQIVTDSEGNRTKKLVKKEEKISEEESGEELILTDANGDSINMETVGVSGAFDLVKTADRFEPVNSYNENNFFQNPRRRFTSFNGGGFGSGSRMLGYRMVEYAFLTGQRLYLLGDAYMNAGQLTFGKPTEKGKQYIVTAKSEEELVSSKESAKKAAFFGGIACAVIGVIMIITGIVK; this comes from the coding sequence ATGGCCTTTGTTATAATAGGTTTGCTGCTTATCGCACTGGGCGTTTATCTTGCGTATTTTCAGCGCAGGAAAACAGGTGATGCCCTGCTCGATATCCAGGCAACACAGACATCAACTATCGCCGATGTAAAGGAATCTATGGCTGATATGGCTTCTATCAGCGACACCTACAGAGAATACTGTGAGCTCAAAGGTACAGTCAAGTCAAAGAATCCTCAGAAGGCTCCCTTCTCGCAGAAGGACGCAGCTTTTTATAAGGCTGAGACCTACCGTGTTTACGAGGAGGAGCAGATAGTTACTGACAGCGAGGGAAACAGGACAAAGAAGCTCGTCAAGAAGGAAGAAAAGATAAGCGAGGAAGAATCGGGCGAGGAGCTTATCCTTACCGATGCCAACGGCGACTCTATCAATATGGAGACTGTCGGCGTTTCAGGCGCTTTTGACCTTGTAAAGACTGCTGACCGCTTTGAGCCTGTAAACTCCTATAATGAGAACAATTTTTTCCAGAACCCGAGAAGGCGCTTTACCAGCTTCAACGGCGGCGGCTTCGGCAGCGGTTCGAGAATGCTCGGCTACAGAATGGTAGAATATGCTTTCCTTACAGGGCAGAGACTCTATCTGCTCGGTGATGCGTATATGAACGCAGGACAGCTTACCTTCGGCAAGCCTACCGAGAAGGGCAAGCAGTATATTGTTACAGCCAAGAGCGAGGAGGAACTCGTAAGCTCCAAGGAATCCGCAAAGAAGGCGGCTTTCTTCGGCGGTATCGCCTGTGCTGTCATAGGCGTTATCATGATAATCACCGGCATTGTAAAGTAA
- a CDS encoding glycosyltransferase family 2 protein — protein sequence MAKRLLSIVIPSYNEEGNVQNTAEVVSQIMRENGIPFELVFVNDGSKDSTWDKLCELSKMNPNVVAVNFSRNFGKEAAIFAGLKTARGDAVVLMDCDLQHPPQTIVEMYNIWKNNDVDVVEGRKKSRGKENGLYKAFSLWFYKLIGDSSGLDMQDASDFKLLDRTVVDSLNAMPERLTFFRAMSSWVGYKTEKVFFEVADRAEGESKWNVKSLIKYAINSITSFTSAPLHIVTFCGVITFLISLILGVHTLVNKILGNSAAGFSTVIILQLLTSSIIMFSLGIIGYYLAKIYEEIKKRPRFIIRSVMRDGREQNGEKDDV from the coding sequence GTGGCAAAAAGACTGCTTTCTATAGTTATACCAAGCTATAACGAGGAAGGAAACGTGCAGAACACCGCAGAGGTAGTGTCGCAGATAATGAGAGAGAACGGCATACCCTTCGAGCTGGTGTTCGTAAACGACGGCTCAAAGGACAGCACATGGGACAAGCTGTGCGAGCTTTCAAAAATGAACCCGAATGTCGTTGCGGTGAACTTTTCGAGGAATTTCGGCAAGGAAGCCGCTATCTTCGCAGGACTTAAAACTGCAAGGGGAGATGCCGTGGTGCTTATGGACTGCGACCTTCAGCACCCGCCGCAGACGATAGTTGAAATGTACAATATCTGGAAAAACAACGACGTTGACGTGGTCGAGGGCAGAAAAAAGAGCCGTGGCAAGGAAAATGGGCTGTATAAGGCCTTTTCACTGTGGTTTTATAAGCTCATTGGCGACAGCTCCGGCCTTGATATGCAGGACGCTTCTGATTTCAAGCTGCTTGATCGGACAGTTGTTGACAGCCTTAATGCTATGCCTGAGAGACTTACATTTTTCAGGGCTATGTCGAGCTGGGTCGGCTATAAGACAGAGAAGGTCTTCTTCGAGGTCGCTGACCGTGCAGAGGGCGAGAGCAAGTGGAACGTAAAGTCGCTCATAAAATACGCTATAAATTCGATAACATCATTTACCAGCGCACCGCTGCATATAGTTACCTTCTGCGGTGTCATAACATTCCTTATCTCGCTTATCCTGGGTGTGCATACGCTTGTCAACAAGATACTCGGCAACAGTGCGGCAGGCTTCTCGACAGTTATCATCCTGCAGCTGCTCACATCGAGTATAATAATGTTCAGCTTAGGCATAATCGGCTATTACCTTGCCAAGATATATGAGGAGATAAAAAAACGCCCACGCTTTATTATCCGAAGCGTGATGAGGGACGGGCGTGAGCAGAACGGAGAGAAAGACGACGTATGA
- a CDS encoding SH3 domain-containing protein, whose protein sequence is MSKRRRSADTGNQLIGVVAIIAVAIFVVGVIIIFAKSLFSGVEADVPKGLDTATVANAAAQTEAVQSDDSKEQTEETKKTKKTKKTEATEEKKGLGTKTVQEYAYLRKDPSPEGEQVICMSPGIVVTVLSKEDENGYVQASFDYNGTLLEGWVHSSYLA, encoded by the coding sequence TTGAGTAAAAGAAGGAGAAGCGCTGATACGGGCAACCAGCTCATAGGCGTTGTCGCTATCATAGCTGTGGCGATATTTGTTGTCGGCGTTATTATCATATTTGCCAAGAGCCTTTTCTCGGGCGTTGAGGCAGATGTCCCGAAGGGGCTCGATACTGCTACCGTTGCAAATGCCGCCGCACAGACAGAGGCTGTGCAAAGCGATGACTCAAAGGAGCAGACAGAGGAGACCAAGAAGACCAAAAAGACAAAGAAGACCGAGGCTACAGAAGAAAAGAAGGGGCTCGGTACAAAGACAGTGCAGGAATATGCATACCTGAGAAAAGACCCTTCACCCGAGGGCGAGCAGGTGATATGTATGTCGCCAGGCATCGTGGTGACAGTGCTCTCTAAGGAAGATGAGAACGGCTACGTTCAGGCGAGCTTTGACTATAACGGCACATTGCTTGAGGGCTGGGTACACAGCTCCTACCTTGCGTAA
- a CDS encoding cellulase family glycosylhydrolase: MNRAKILSLISAAAMTISLASCSFGESSSYAESAAPSNKNESSVDFNTTTDGSARVKVNGKDFEVGGKKLWLNGVNAPWIKWNDFGGDFSFMEWSEHFKQLHENGVNCARVWISCNGEVGMEIDDDGNFTGATEQHWKDLSELFSIAEANQIYIMATVQSFDHYKDDDNLDDSKEKFGAWRKLVQDSKKTDAYVNNYIIPLVEKFGKSDYFFSVDLCNEPDWIYENKECGKIDWEDLSSYYAKASAAIHEHSDVLVTVGMGMPKYNSQGMQGNKIGNDYLQELISSQEGYKTELAYVDFYSTHWYPWEEGSGMGNPFKQTPEEFRLEYDRPIVIGECPGTPEGVSLTDEYQAAYDLDYDGVLAWKTSGQNDGNGLIDDITPTTKAMWEKYESEVFPNGYKSA, translated from the coding sequence ATGAACAGAGCAAAGATACTGTCTTTGATATCGGCAGCTGCGATGACAATTTCGCTTGCTTCGTGCAGCTTCGGCGAGAGCTCGTCTTACGCTGAGTCAGCAGCGCCGTCTAACAAGAACGAATCATCAGTTGACTTTAATACGACGACCGACGGCTCGGCAAGAGTAAAGGTAAACGGCAAGGACTTTGAGGTCGGCGGCAAGAAGCTGTGGCTAAACGGCGTCAATGCCCCGTGGATAAAGTGGAACGACTTCGGCGGTGATTTCAGCTTTATGGAATGGAGCGAGCATTTCAAACAGCTCCACGAAAACGGCGTAAACTGCGCCAGAGTATGGATATCCTGCAACGGCGAGGTCGGCATGGAGATAGACGATGACGGCAACTTCACAGGTGCGACCGAGCAGCACTGGAAGGATCTTTCGGAGCTTTTCAGCATAGCCGAGGCGAACCAGATATACATAATGGCGACTGTTCAGTCATTTGACCACTACAAGGACGATGATAATTTAGACGATTCCAAGGAGAAATTCGGCGCTTGGCGAAAGCTCGTTCAGGACAGCAAGAAGACTGACGCTTATGTCAACAACTACATTATCCCGCTTGTCGAGAAGTTCGGCAAGAGCGATTATTTCTTCTCAGTAGACCTCTGCAACGAGCCCGACTGGATATATGAGAACAAGGAATGCGGCAAGATAGACTGGGAAGACCTTTCCTCATACTACGCAAAGGCATCGGCTGCGATACACGAGCACTCAGATGTGCTGGTGACTGTCGGCATGGGTATGCCCAAGTACAATTCTCAGGGTATGCAGGGAAACAAGATAGGCAACGACTATCTGCAAGAGCTTATCAGCTCGCAAGAGGGCTACAAGACTGAGCTGGCATATGTTGACTTTTACTCTACTCACTGGTACCCGTGGGAGGAGGGTTCTGGCATGGGCAACCCATTCAAGCAGACCCCTGAGGAGTTCAGGCTGGAATACGACAGGCCGATAGTCATAGGCGAATGCCCCGGAACGCCCGAGGGAGTGAGCCTTACAGACGAATACCAGGCAGCGTATGACCTTGACTACGACGGCGTACTCGCATGGAAGACGAGCGGCCAGAACGACGGCAACGGCCTCATAGACGACATTACCCCCACCACCAAGGCCATGTGGGAGAAATACGAGTCGGAGGTATTCCCGAACGGCTACAAATCGGCATAA
- a CDS encoding SprT family zinc-dependent metalloprotease, with amino-acid sequence MSKEARLLRFEDGRETEAVIDKGKRKNLYLQIKEGYLTIKMPDGMSDEDMMKFVESREKWIFKSLAQCARQPVRLTTYEDGEQFDLMGRLATLRYITPDKYKEPYMEGDNLYISVPKQGADIDSVRRDATNFITSLANRELRESCERLINLTKLCPKKITIKQMKSCWGRCSSNGSISLNFYLYEHPKECMDYVVVHELCHLVHMDHSPQFWALVERYIPDCKEIRRRLNYNE; translated from the coding sequence ATGAGTAAGGAAGCAAGACTGCTGCGGTTTGAGGACGGGCGTGAGACCGAGGCGGTCATAGACAAGGGAAAGCGCAAAAACCTCTATCTACAGATAAAAGAGGGCTATCTGACCATAAAGATGCCGGACGGCATGAGCGATGAAGATATGATGAAGTTCGTCGAGTCGAGGGAGAAGTGGATATTCAAGTCTCTCGCACAGTGCGCAAGACAGCCTGTAAGGCTGACGACCTATGAGGACGGCGAGCAGTTTGACCTTATGGGAAGGCTGGCGACACTTCGCTATATCACCCCTGATAAGTATAAAGAGCCATATATGGAGGGCGACAACCTTTATATAAGCGTGCCGAAGCAGGGGGCGGATATCGACTCGGTAAGGCGTGATGCGACAAACTTTATCACATCACTTGCCAACCGTGAGCTTCGTGAGAGCTGCGAGCGGCTCATAAACCTCACAAAGCTCTGTCCTAAGAAAATAACAATAAAGCAAATGAAAAGCTGCTGGGGAAGATGTTCTTCCAATGGCAGCATTTCTCTTAATTTCTATCTTTATGAGCACCCGAAGGAGTGTATGGACTACGTTGTGGTGCATGAGCTGTGCCACCTTGTGCATATGGACCACAGCCCGCAGTTCTGGGCGCTCGTTGAAAGGTATATCCCCGACTGCAAGGAGATAAGAAGACGGCTGAATTATAACGAATGA
- a CDS encoding YfhO family protein, with protein sequence MTNNEQPAAVITDRQEGQTETKKTAPAKEKKKRDPVKWLAGLLFGDSGKWVYIPVFLVPVVTMYIVYAFFGVHPYGENSVLVLDLNGQYVYYYEAMRDAFWGNGSLMYDWSRNLSGEMFGIFGYYLASPFMLVICLFPRSAMCGAIETMQLLKVGTAAVTFAYLMRKTSRPKNGALCIFSCCYSLMAYMIVQFMDPMWLDGLIYLPLIIWGVHRLVDEGKMTAYIIPLALMFIAHFYIGYMVGIFTGLYFISYCLSKEGRIFAKNIVLTVLRFAMATVIAILCACIVLIPVYNSLKLGKFEFTEPDWSMATQFDFLTFITKLFPMSYDTVYPEGLPMIYCGSIVLLLVPLFFMNEKISMKEKCSKGLLAAFLILCMYIRPIDMVWHGFQMPNWLPFRYSFAFSLLLLWMSFRAYENADGITSKQIGGVFISLLAFLFWCERENYEHFQIFDTITDEKGEPTWRMQGIWFGIIALSVYFALIHLHRKYPKIKVVPIITVMLIAAEMFCNASDTLTKIDKDVAYSTYYSYEPYMSNLRSFVDSIKQQDDEKFFRMESTFHRTVNDPIGTDYYGVSHSSSTMNSPALTLLKQLGYAYGGHYTKYDGSTIMTDALFDIKYVMDKETEKGSNRYVDSRIKIPSQYQLAGQAARTNIVYEKGEDTDDKVEKEVAETYKFYRNPYNLGLGMVSSDRILNAQMSDRNPFDNQNQIFNCIIGGNRYTEFFTRLKPINTDRENVGESRLQDGHKKFFKEDVSKAEAHLDFVIRMDKDSPLYMFLPSKYERKCNIWVQDEDEFLVTENEMDFAGEFFEGDNLSILSLGEFKKDQEVRIRVTLVDDTNEAFWYDELFYSFDETDFARAVETIREQGILDIEEFDDRYVKGTVNVDGNGKYLFTTIPDEDGWTVTVNGKKVDYEVTLDSLITIPLERGENVIELSFSPNYFKLGVVLSVIGVLMLLGVFLYEYKDGELLDRLINRDEYE encoded by the coding sequence ATGACTAATAACGAACAGCCTGCGGCAGTGATAACCGACAGGCAGGAGGGGCAGACAGAAACAAAAAAGACCGCCCCTGCCAAGGAAAAAAAGAAAAGAGACCCGGTAAAATGGTTGGCCGGCCTGCTTTTCGGCGACAGCGGCAAGTGGGTGTATATACCCGTGTTCTTAGTGCCGGTGGTGACTATGTATATAGTCTATGCCTTCTTCGGCGTTCACCCGTATGGCGAGAACTCGGTGCTGGTGCTCGACCTTAACGGCCAGTATGTCTACTACTACGAGGCCATGCGTGATGCCTTCTGGGGCAACGGCAGTCTGATGTATGACTGGTCACGAAACCTCTCGGGCGAGATGTTCGGTATCTTCGGCTATTACCTTGCAAGCCCGTTCATGCTCGTGATATGTCTATTCCCACGTTCGGCCATGTGCGGAGCGATAGAAACTATGCAGCTTCTGAAGGTCGGTACAGCGGCTGTCACCTTTGCTTACCTTATGAGAAAGACGAGCAGGCCCAAAAACGGGGCGCTGTGTATTTTCTCCTGCTGCTACTCGCTTATGGCGTATATGATAGTGCAGTTTATGGACCCGATGTGGCTTGACGGGCTAATATACCTGCCGCTCATCATATGGGGCGTTCACCGCCTTGTTGACGAGGGCAAGATGACTGCGTATATCATACCGCTCGCTCTGATGTTCATAGCGCACTTCTATATAGGCTATATGGTGGGCATATTCACAGGGCTTTATTTCATATCCTACTGCCTGTCAAAGGAGGGCAGGATATTTGCAAAGAATATAGTCCTCACAGTGCTGCGCTTTGCTATGGCAACAGTTATAGCGATACTCTGCGCCTGCATAGTGCTGATACCTGTGTATAATTCCCTTAAGCTCGGCAAGTTCGAGTTTACCGAGCCTGACTGGTCAATGGCAACGCAGTTCGATTTCCTGACCTTTATCACAAAACTCTTCCCCATGAGCTATGACACGGTGTACCCCGAGGGTCTGCCGATGATATACTGCGGCTCGATCGTGCTGCTGCTCGTTCCGCTGTTCTTTATGAACGAGAAGATATCCATGAAGGAAAAGTGCTCAAAGGGTCTTTTAGCGGCTTTCCTTATACTGTGTATGTATATAAGGCCTATAGACATGGTATGGCACGGCTTTCAGATGCCTAACTGGCTGCCTTTCAGGTATTCTTTTGCTTTCTCGCTGCTGCTTTTGTGGATGTCGTTCCGTGCATACGAGAATGCAGACGGCATAACCTCAAAGCAGATAGGCGGCGTGTTCATATCGCTGCTTGCGTTCCTTTTCTGGTGCGAGAGGGAGAATTACGAGCACTTCCAGATATTTGACACGATAACCGACGAAAAGGGCGAGCCCACCTGGAGAATGCAGGGCATATGGTTCGGCATAATAGCGCTCAGCGTTTACTTTGCGCTGATACACCTTCACAGGAAATACCCCAAAATAAAGGTAGTACCTATAATAACCGTTATGCTCATAGCGGCCGAGATGTTCTGCAACGCATCAGATACGCTCACCAAGATAGACAAGGACGTGGCATATTCGACCTACTATTCATACGAGCCGTATATGTCAAACCTAAGGAGCTTCGTTGACAGCATCAAGCAGCAGGACGATGAGAAATTCTTCCGTATGGAGTCTACCTTCCACCGCACGGTAAATGACCCGATAGGGACCGACTACTACGGTGTTTCGCATTCGAGCTCGACTATGAATTCCCCGGCGCTGACGCTTCTTAAGCAGCTCGGATATGCTTACGGCGGCCACTATACAAAGTATGACGGCTCGACTATCATGACCGATGCGCTCTTTGACATAAAGTATGTAATGGACAAGGAGACCGAAAAGGGCAGCAACCGCTATGTCGATTCGAGGATAAAGATACCCTCGCAGTATCAGCTCGCAGGGCAGGCTGCAAGGACTAATATCGTCTATGAAAAGGGCGAGGACACCGACGATAAGGTCGAAAAGGAAGTGGCTGAGACCTATAAATTCTACCGCAACCCCTATAACTTAGGCCTTGGCATGGTATCCTCAGACCGTATCTTGAACGCTCAGATGAGCGACCGTAACCCCTTTGACAACCAGAATCAGATATTCAACTGTATTATCGGCGGAAACAGATACACTGAGTTCTTCACAAGGCTCAAGCCCATAAACACTGACAGAGAGAACGTCGGTGAGTCAAGGCTCCAGGACGGGCACAAGAAGTTCTTCAAGGAGGACGTTTCAAAGGCCGAGGCGCACCTTGACTTCGTTATCAGAATGGACAAGGACAGCCCGCTTTATATGTTCCTGCCCAGCAAGTACGAGCGCAAGTGCAATATCTGGGTGCAGGACGAGGACGAGTTCCTTGTGACCGAGAATGAGATGGACTTCGCAGGCGAGTTCTTTGAGGGCGATAACCTTTCTATCCTCTCGCTCGGCGAATTCAAGAAAGATCAGGAGGTCAGGATAAGAGTTACCCTCGTTGATGATACGAACGAGGCCTTCTGGTATGACGAGCTGTTCTACTCATTTGACGAGACTGACTTTGCAAGAGCAGTCGAGACGATAAGAGAGCAGGGCATACTTGACATCGAGGAGTTTGACGACAGATATGTCAAGGGAACTGTCAATGTTGACGGCAACGGCAAGTATCTCTTTACAACTATCCCCGACGAGGACGGCTGGACTGTCACAGTCAACGGCAAGAAGGTCGATTACGAGGTAACGCTCGATTCGCTGATAACTATCCCCCTTGAACGTGGCGAGAATGTCATCGAGCTGAGCTTCAGCCCGAATTATTTCAAGCTGGGCGTCGTGCTGTCCGTCATAGGCGTGCTAATGCTGCTCGGCGTGTTCTTATATGAGTATAAGGACGGCGAGCTGCTCGACCGGCTGATAAACCGTGACGAGTATGAATAG